In Penicillium oxalicum strain HP7-1 chromosome VII, whole genome shotgun sequence, one DNA window encodes the following:
- a CDS encoding Ketol-acid reductoisomerase, which produces MASRGLPRALRLARVAAPRSVVTAALPRPALASVARRAIAPITPVRGVKTIDFAGVKEDVYERADWPREKLHEYFKNDTLALIGYGSQGHGQGLNLRDQGLNVIVGVRKDGASWKEAIEDGWVPGKNLFDVNTAIEKGTVVMNLLSDAAQSETWPTIKPLITKGKTLYFSHGFSPVFKDLTKVDVPKDVDVILVAPKGSGRTVRSLFKEGRGINSSIAVFQDVTGQAKEKAIAMGVAVGSGYLYETTFEKEVYSDLYGERGCLMGGIHGMFLAQYEVLRERGHSPSEAFNETVEEATQSLYPLIGGYGMDWMYAACSTTARRGAIDWSSRFKDNLKPLFNELYDSVRDGTETQRSLDYNSQKDYREKYEKEMEEIRNLEIWRAGKAVRDLRLVRDGKVSPIATAGDDDRQRHSGLDANSHRAARPPLGVTPTALEAAECDSGVKVPYSARGKNSSDSFAVSVAPWHARDLCKTL; this is translated from the exons atgGCTTCTCGTGGTCTTCCTCGTGCTCTCCGCCTCGCCCGCGTGGCTGCCCCTCGCTCGGTTGTTACCGCAGCTCTCCCCCGTCCTGCTCTGGCCAGCGTTGCCCGCCGTGCCATTGCTCCCATCACGCCCGTCCGTGGTGTGAAGACCATTGACTTTGCTGGTGTGAAGGAGGATGTCTACGAGCGTGCCGACTGGCCCCGTGAGAAGCTCCACGAGTACTTCAAGAACGACACCCTTGCTCTGATCGGTTACGGCTCTCAGGGTCACGGCCAGGGTCTCAACCTCCGCGACCAGGGCCTGAATGTCATTGTTGGTGTCCGCAAGGATGGTGCCTCATGGAAggaggccattgaggatgGGTGGGTCCCCGGCAAGAACCTGTTCGACGTCAACACCGCCATTGAGAAGGGTACTGTCGTCATGAACCTCCTCTCTGACGCCGCCCAGTCCGAGACCTGGCCCACTATCAAGCCCCTCATCACCAAGGGCAAGACCCTCTACTTCTCCCACGGTTTCTCCCCCGTCTTCAAGGACCTGACCAAGGTCGATGTCCCCAAGGACGTTGACGTCATCCTGGTGGCCCCCAAGGGCTCCGGCCGCACTGTCCGCTCTCTCTTCAAGGAGGGCCGTGGTATCAACTCCTCCATCGCCGTCTTCCAGGACGTCACCGGtcaggccaaggagaaggccaTCGCCATGGGTGTCGCTGTCGGTTCCGGCTACCTGTACGAGACCACCTTCGAGAAGGAGGTCTACTCCGACCTGTACGGTGAGCGTGGATGCCTGATGGGCGGTATCCACGGCATGTTCCTCGCTCAGTACGAGGTCCTCCGTGAGCGCGGTCACTCTCCCTCCGAGGCCTTCAACGAGACCGTCGAGGAGGCCACCCAGTCCCTCTACCCTCTGATCGGTGGATACGGTATGGACTGGATGTACGCCGCCTGCTCCACCACCGCCCGCCGTGGTGCCATCGACTGGTCCAGCCGCTTCAAGGACAACCTGAAGCCTCTCTTCAACGAGCTCTACGACAGTGTCCGTGACGGCACCGAGACCCAGCGCTCCCTCGACTACAACTCTCAGAAGGATTACCGTGAGAAGtacgagaaggagatggaggagatccgCAACCTCGAGATCTGGCGCGCCGGCAAGGCTGTTCG TGACCTCCGACTTGTTCGCGACGGTAAAGTCTCCCCAATTGCGACTgccggtgacgatgatcgACAGCGTCATAGTGGCCTTGATGCAAATTCCCACCGAGCAGCTCGGCCCCCGCTCGGAGTTACGCCGACGGCGCTGGAGGCGGCCGAGTGCGACTCGGGTGTAAAAGTGCCTTACTCCGCACGGGGGAAGAACAGCTCTGACTCATTCGCCGTGTCGGTTGCTCCTTGGCATGCTCGTGATCTGTGCAAGACTTTGTAA
- a CDS encoding NEDD8-conjugating enzyme UBC12 produces the protein MLKIWSMKQQQAQAENAESAAGKKKKKVTAAQLRVQRDLQELTLGSTMKMSFPNPDDILNFTLTIEPDEGMYKGGVFNFNFSVNQNFPHDPPKVKCTQKIYHPNIDLDGNVCLNILREDWKPVLNLNAVIVGMQVCAIRGLRCALHLAFPPRSLTISVRRGKFLFLEPNASDPLNKEAADDLRNNRDAFKRNVRSSMAGGTVRGETFERVLR, from the exons ATGTTGAAGATCTGGTCAATG aagcagcagcaagcGCAGGCTGAGAATGCCGAGAGCGCAGCtggcaaaaagaagaagaaggtcacGGCGGCACAACTTCGAGTTCAACGAG ACCTTCAAGAACTCACCCTTGGCAGCACCATGAAGATGTCCTTTCCGAACCCCGACGATATCCTAAACTTCACCCTAACTATCGAGCCAGATGAGGGCATGTACAAGGGTGGCgtcttcaacttcaacttCAGCGTCAACCAAAACTTCCCCCACGATCCCCCCAAGGTCAAATGCACCCAAAAGATCTACCATCCTAACATTGACCTTGACGGCAATGTTTGCTTGAACATTCTCCGTGAGGACTGGAAACCAGTATTAAACCTCAATGCGGTTATTGTGGGCATGCAGGTATGTGCGATACGCGGGCTCCGCTGTGCTCTACACTTGGCTTTTCCCCCTAGGTCACTGACGATTTCCGTGCGACGTGGAAagttcctcttccttgagcCGAACGCCTCCGATCCCTTGAACAAAGAAGCTGCAGACGACCTCCGCAACAACCGAGATGCCTTCAAACGGAATGTGCGGTCCTCCATGGCTGGCGGAACTGTCCGGGGCGAAACTTTCGAACGAGTCCTTCGATAG